One region of Halohasta litchfieldiae genomic DNA includes:
- a CDS encoding DUF7093 family protein, which produces MGLRCLLSHDFGEPELEREREEQGNEVVITVNEVKTCSRCGERRTISENTEVTSMEQLTATATDNGGAPDAGAPTQEPVGGSPQAEPTPATESTGTEDIGVTIDDSVTDDAEVLTDTSDDGDDNDSNGEPEDLGTATTANMTVDDVESAAAEQASAVEPDDDVASDDELDSAEDDGVILDADDEDDEEPVDREPGEWPEYESNDEGDGEAPWPDVEGDDEGYSAEEPAEEPEDMTFGGGFTPEITKSESGSVADAGEAVEAAGENPELSFTRAEEASVEFEPTVDDIETEFYCPECGLARRSGNSSMRAGDICPDCKRGYISERQT; this is translated from the coding sequence ATGGGACTCCGGTGTCTGCTCAGCCACGATTTTGGCGAGCCCGAACTCGAACGCGAACGCGAAGAACAGGGAAACGAAGTGGTCATCACGGTCAACGAGGTCAAAACGTGCTCTCGGTGTGGTGAACGGCGGACGATCAGCGAAAACACCGAGGTCACCTCGATGGAACAGCTCACTGCCACGGCGACCGACAACGGCGGCGCGCCCGACGCCGGGGCACCCACGCAGGAGCCTGTCGGTGGCTCGCCACAGGCCGAGCCAACGCCGGCCACGGAGTCGACGGGAACCGAGGACATCGGCGTCACCATCGACGACTCCGTGACCGACGACGCCGAAGTGCTCACTGACACCAGCGACGACGGCGACGACAACGACAGCAACGGCGAACCGGAGGATCTCGGAACCGCAACGACAGCCAACATGACCGTCGACGATGTCGAGTCGGCTGCGGCCGAGCAGGCCAGCGCGGTTGAGCCTGACGACGACGTGGCGTCTGACGACGAACTGGACTCGGCTGAGGACGACGGTGTTATTCTGGATGCTGATGACGAAGACGACGAGGAACCAGTCGACCGCGAACCGGGTGAGTGGCCCGAATACGAGTCCAATGATGAGGGTGATGGTGAGGCTCCATGGCCCGACGTGGAGGGCGACGACGAAGGCTACTCGGCCGAGGAGCCAGCCGAGGAGCCGGAGGATATGACGTTCGGCGGCGGCTTCACCCCGGAGATCACCAAATCCGAGTCGGGGTCGGTTGCCGACGCGGGCGAGGCTGTCGAGGCCGCTGGTGAGAATCCGGAGCTTTCGTTTACCCGTGCCGAGGAGGCCTCCGTCGAGTTCGAACCAACCGTCGACGACATCGAAACGGAGTTCTACTGCCCCGAGTGCGGCTTAGCGCGTCGCTCCGGGAACTCCTCGATGCGGGCTGGCGACATCTGTCCGGACTGCAAGCGCGGCTATATCTCCGAGCGGCAGACCTAA
- a CDS encoding DUF5611 family protein: MKEYKMRRGEHLDDRVPDLKSTIESYFGPVTGTTEEDGHELYVIGEPDNAVFDQILAGAAEYSSKKDQLVVHFEERPAEEVIAAGEADAAAEAVSLKNEFLLEATGRDAKSRRKSMKRTVEDDTPDY, translated from the coding sequence ATGAAGGAGTACAAGATGCGTCGCGGCGAGCATCTCGACGACCGCGTCCCCGACCTCAAGTCGACGATTGAATCGTACTTTGGTCCCGTCACCGGTACCACAGAAGAAGATGGCCACGAACTGTACGTCATCGGTGAACCGGACAACGCCGTGTTCGACCAGATTCTCGCTGGCGCGGCCGAGTACAGCAGCAAGAAAGACCAACTCGTGGTTCATTTCGAGGAACGACCGGCCGAGGAGGTTATCGCCGCCGGCGAGGCTGACGCCGCCGCCGAGGCCGTCTCGCTGAAAAACGAGTTCCTGCTTGAGGCGACCGGACGCGACGCGAAATCCCGTCGCAAGTCGATGAAACGCACCGTCGAGGACGACACCCCCGACTACTAA